The sequence CACGCCGATGAGCACATGGAGTCCGATGAAGGAGTTCAAATTTCTTCCTAGAGCTCAGATAGTGAAGTTGGGAGCCTTGTTGAAGTTCATATGGTGTCCGATGGTGGAGGCCTTGCTGAAGATCGCATGGTGTCCGATAAGGGAAATGGGGCTGCTccttttctctaaaatttgttCCGTTGTCCTTTTCCTCCAACTGTccatgaattttattatttggaacAGTAGAGGTGTCCTGAAGCCTTATTTTCAGGATCATATCCGTAATTTAGTCCAAGAGCATAATCCGGCAATTCTTGTGGTTATGGAGACGAAGCTAGGGGGTGATAGAGCGAAGGCAATCACTGATAGGTTGCCGTTCGACGGTGCCATCCACACAAATACCATTGGACTCTCTAGTGGTCTATGGCTTCTTTGGAATGCTGACTTAGTAGAAGTGGAATTACTTGCAAAGACAGAGCAGGAAATTCACGTTGAAGTTAAGGTACAAGCTTCTAGACTTACTTGGTTATTTTCTGCTATTTATGCCAGTCCTAAGAGTGAGGAGAGATGTATATTGTGGGAGAATTTATCTAAAGTTGCAGATTTGCATAAGTTGCCATGGGTCATTgttggtgattttaatgagcCGTTAATTGATGAGGATAAATTCGGAGGTAGAGGGGTTAATATTAATCGATCTCTGGCTTTTAAGGATTGCCTTGATAGATGTAGTATGGTGGATATGAGATTTTCGGGTCCCAAATATACTTGGTCTAATAAGAGAGATATCAGTAAGTTAATTCTTGAAAGGATAGATAGATTTTTTATGAACTTTGATTGGTGCGTCGTTTACCCGAATGCCAGAGTAACCCACCTCCCTAGGTGTCACTCTGATCATTACCCAGTTCTCATGGAAGCGGCACCAGCCAGTACATTCAAGCTCATCAGGCTGTTCCGGTTTCAAGAATTTTGGCTTTCTGACACCTCCTTTCCCAACATTGTTTCCAAAGCTTGGAATGGGAATAGAGATTTATCAGAGTCCATCGATTGTTTCTCTAAAGATGCTTCTGTGTGGAACAAAAACCACTTTGGCAACATCCATCTGAGGAAAAGGAGAATTTTGGCTAGAATTTATGGCACTCAAAAGGCGCTGTCCAATAATCCTAGCTCCTCTCTTATTTGTCTTGAGAAGCAGCTCCTTAGTGAATTGGAAACTATTTTGGACCAAGAGCGTGATCTTTGGCTGTTGAAGTCTAGGTTAAACTGGATGATCTAAGGGGATAGGAACACCTCCTTTTACCATGTTTCTACCCTTGCTCGGAGGAAAAGAAATCACATTGCGGCATTCAAAGATGATAGGGAGGTGTGGCTCACTGAGGATAGGGAGGTTATGGAGCATTTTAGGGTAGGGTTCCATACTTTGTACACCACTGCTCAAGAGATGGTCTCttagacccccccccccccttgtcTAGAGCAGTGGCATGTTAAGCTGTCAGAGGAGGTTAAGCAGTCGATTGATGTCATGGTTTCCACAGAAGAAATTAAGGAAGCTCTTTGGTCTATGAAACCTTACAAGGCCCCGGGTCCGGATGGGTTACATGCTGGCTTCTACCAAAGTTTTTGGCTCATTGTGGGGGAGTCAGTGAGGAAGGAGGTTGAAAAAGTCTTCACTAATAGGAAAGTTCCCGAGTATCTCAACAACACTCATATTGTTCTCATTCCTAAGATTTAAGGTCCGGAAACTATTGGGAACTACAGACCGATTAGTTTATGCAACTCAGTCTACAAGATAATCACCAAGATTTTAGTTGCCAGAATCAGACCTCATCTAGACAAGCTTGTTTCGCCTTACCAGACTGCTTTCGTCCCAGGAAGGAGAGGTGTTGATAATGTTATTATTGTCCAAGAATTAATTCACACCATTGGGAGAACCAAAGGAAATAGAGGGATCATGGCCATCAAGATCGATTTGGAAAAAGCCTATGATAGAATTGAGTGGAGCTTTATTAGGGAGATGCTCACTCGTTTCAATTTCCCAGAAAACCTCATTAAGCTTATTATGAGTTGTGTTACTACTGTGTCCACTTCCCTGCTCTTGAATGGTGGCAGTCTTGACACTTACCTACCCTCAAGAGGTATTAGGCAAGGGGATCCTCTCTCCCTCTACCTATTCATCCTTTGCATGGAGTTTTTGGGGCGTTTAATAGAGGATAAATGTGCTGCCAAGTTATGGACTTCTGTTAAAGCTTCTAGAAGTGGGCCGACTTTTTCGTACCTTTTCTTAGCTGACGACTTGGTCCTTTTTGCCAGTGCGACTCCTGAAAATTGTGCTGCCATCAATTCTgtccttcaagatttttgcaataaatttgGGCAGAAAGTCAGTGAAGCTAAATCTcgtgttttcttttctcctaataTCAACCCGGATCAAAGAGATGTTTTATCTGGCATTTTGGGATTCAGTGCTACTACCAACTTGGGCAAGTATTTGGGTTTTCCTATAAATCACTCAGGGAGGCAGAGGCATGATTTTGGGTTCATTTTGGATAGGGTTAAAAAGAAGCTTGCTGGTTGGAAGGCCAATCTGCTCTCCATGGCGGGTAGAATGGTTCTTATCCAAGCATCGACCTCAGCCATCCCTAGCTATGTAATGCAGAGTAATTCTTTACCCAACAAAATCCTCAATGGCATAGACAAAGTCAATaggaatttcctttgggggTCCTCTGAGCACAAAAGGAAAATGCACTAGGTCAACTGGGAAGTAGTTACCAGGTGGTTTGGGGCTTCAATTTGCAAAAGGGAGAAACACGGCTCTCCTAGCTAAACTTAATTGGAGGTTTCACACCGAGAAGGATGCTCTATGGGCCAAAGTTCTCAGATTCAAGTATGGATCAAGGCAGCGGTTAATTTCTAGAAATGAGGCAAAGCTTCCAAGCTCCTCTACCAGGAAAGGCTTGAGAAAAGGTATggttgtattaaaaaaatgggCTAAATGGGTTCCAGGGTATGAGAGCAGCCTTAATTTTTGGTCGGATTGTTGGTTGAATAGTGGTCCCATCAGTTCTAGCATTCATGGCCCCCTCCCTCTTGATTCGGCTAGCCTCACTTTGAAAGACCTGCATACTCCATATGGTTGGGATTGGGCTGCCATTCCTTTTGATTTTCCCCCAGATATTAAAGCTGAGATCCAAGCGATTTCAGTGCTGGTAGCCGCTAGAAGTTGTGATAAGTTGGCTTGGAAATTTTCTGCTAAGGGAAGTTTTGATATGAAGAGTGCTTACCTCTTAGCCACAGATCATATGGTTGCTGGTTCCTTTTTGGGTTCTTGGAATTGGAAGATTCAAACCTTGCCTAAAATCCAGATGTTCATCTGGAGGTGTATGCATAATAGTGTTGGTGTCAAGGAGTGCTTAGCCAAAAGAGGTATGTCATTAGACATTTTGTGCCCTTTGTGTTTTGAGCATCCTGAATCTATTTCCCATGCTCTTCGTGATTGTCGCCTTGTGATACCGGTATGGCATCAGTTGGGGTCTCACCATTTAAATACTAATTTCTTTTCTCAAGACTTTAATCTTTGGATGTCTTCCAATGCTTGTTTAAAGTCTTCTCACACTGTCAAAGGTATTCCTTGgttctcccttttttcttttgccaTATGGGCTTTGTGAAAACAGAGGAATCACGTGGTCTTCAACAACAAAGGTGTCAACCCAAACATCTCTAATGTGATTTTTATGCAAGCCATGGAGTTTGTGCACTGTGTAACTCAACCAAGGTGCAGGAATCGAATGATAGTCAGACAAATGGGAAAAGCCAGACACGGGTTGGGTCAAGCTCAATACTGATAGGGCTGCGAATGTTGCTGCAGGGTCGGCTGGAGGAGGAGGGTTGATTAGGGATGATCAAGGCAATTGGATCATAGGGTTCACTAGAAAAATCGGAAAAGCCAGCAACTTCTTGGCTGAAACGTGGGCTTTGCGTGATGGCTTAATCCTTTGTAAGCAGCTAAAGTTGAATGCTGTTATGGTGGAGCTTGATGCCAAAGCTCTTGTTGATGCTCTAAAAAATCCCTCATATGCTAATACTATAGTTTCCTCGCTTTTTGATGACTGTAAACAGCTAGCTTCTCAGATTCCCCACCTCAGTTTCAAGCATATCTATCGCAGCTAATAGATGTGCGGATAGATTAGCTTACTTAGGTAGCTGTCaatgtttagattttaattCCTTCTTTTGTCTGCCTGTGGACTTGGTGCCTCTAGTTTTGGCTGATTGCCAAGGGATGGCTGTAAACAGGCTTTGTCCTGatcttttgttttctccttagtcttttaatgaaattcctttttaccaaaaaaaaaaatatatatatatatatatatatttataataggaaaatgctagaactacaaattattttacaacatttttttacaaactgctgatgtagGTAGTGGTTATTGATAAGTCAAAATATGATGTTAGTGGTAGATTTAGATGAGAACCAATAAGAATtgaatatattaataatttgtaaaaatattgtaaaatagtttgtggtagcattattctttataaaatgcattttaaaatttttaattctaaaattataagTGGTAATCAATATTAGAACGAATTTCATATTTTAGATGCTCACTATCTTTTTTGGCAATATTGTACTTCTTTTATTGAATAATGGATTTCAGTGATAAATttgtctaaaaaactattaattctaattttaattttgatatagagaaaaaagaagagtaaaatTTTTACACTCTTAAACTATTACAAACACAGTAAAACGTATTAATAAAATCTGGAACATTCGAAAAgagtataatattttaaaaacaatttttatttattaaaattttgggccTTAATTAAATTTGTTATATCTTAATGCATTCTGTCGCCAATAGAatgtctttttttataataaaaaaatttaaatgagaagccttacttttttttattacaaaattattttgtgctATATTATAAGACAAatagatataatatattatatttgggggccttcttttatttgggaAACTTATGTCATTGCCTAAAGGCCCTGAACCACCTAATGGTTGAGCCGCCCCTGGCAATTTGATATGTTTTTGTGGATTTTTATCTCTATGGGttattgagttttaattttttgtgggtTCTATTTGATTTGTGTTTGATGATCTTTGATTAATGGGTTTGAAATTGTGGGTCTGCTGATCTTTCGATATATGGGTTTGAGTCTTTGATCTGTGAGTTGGTTGAGTGAGTCTTTGATTTGTGGAGAAAAATTGATTGCCCTGCACCACACCAGTAGAGAAAAACCGCGTCGCTGTAGGTTGGAAAACCAACCTGTGTGCAATAGTGCTGATTTTGGAAAACCAATCCCAACGGTTCAATGAAAATTTTGGGCAAAATCTGAACCAATCGAACTATGCACACCTTCAATCACAATGCTATTAGGTAGGCAACCAAGGCTGCAAATTTCCAATCCACAATCCATGACATTTGCAATCTTCTATTTATTTGCAATCCACAATCCATGGACTAGTTCACAACTTAGTACGCTAGGCCTCTTTTTGTATGACCCTGGGGACCCAAACCCATCAACCTCATCCCTCTCTGGGCCTTTGTTGATGCTTATGGACAAGTTCCTCTTGTTCTCCCTTCTATTATGTGATTTTGTTTCAACAGATTTATCcttctttacccaaaaaaatcacaaaatgttATCACTGATgcacagttaaaaaaaaaaatatttatatatatatatatatagagatttaTTAACGTTTGTCATTAGgacatatattaataatttattttaagaaattttttatgaataaacgAAAAAGTAATTCATTAGtagacaattttttcaatttttcataaaaacattttcaaaatgaatAGTTAATGTGTGTTCTAAGagacctatatatatatatatatatttttttttttttttatgaatgaatgtaCTACGAAAAGGTTAAGAgataaaatggtttttttttttttaacgagtatttttattattattattatttttataatgaattaAAATGGCCATTATCTACTTTTTATATAGCCGACAGTGTTATCTAgtttttattatctactattacGAGTTACGACGGTCACATCCGAAACCGGTAGATGGGATGATGGGACAGACATTTCCGAATGGTCACATCAgaatttgataaaattataatttagaagTAATGTTAGGAATACTGGGACAAATTTGTTCCAACCAACTCAGTAGCAAGTTATGATTGATAAGAATGTGTTTTATGCGATCCACTTATACGTTTTTATTAACCACAATTCATCATGTGACGATttgtggcacaaaattatttcaaaagtaATGCTCCTGTCATTATTCATAATTTGGATCAGCCCAATATCAtaagttattatttattagccTAGGTAGGttaattatgaattatgatacTATATTAATCAGACTAATTTTTTATGagattaagggtccgtttggatacaatttattttgttgaaaattgaaaaatgaaaactgaaaacattgtaataaaataatttttaaatgtgtgaatagtgccgtggaacccatttataatttttttttctgaataaagtacttgtgggtctcgtgaacagtgcacgagacccacTGAATAGTGATCTATGTCTCCTGAAATACGtgcattaaaaacaaaaaacaaaaaaagaggaaacaCCAAACGTGAAACGCGCAGACGCAATTAGCTGAATCCAAACATGtactaagtgtgcgtttggctccAGTTTAAAAaactagcttattttactattcaacttatttttgctactattcatgggcctccacgacactttttggtactattcatgagtcttactgtactatttcagttaacttttagttttatttacagtactttcagtaaaaagttttcagtttgagcaaaataagcgaatagggatggcaatttatgCCCGATCTGCGGGTACCCGGTCcggcccgaccctaatgggtcgGATTTTACCCGATCCGATAACAAatagggttgggtttgggttttagggAAAAGACCCGAAgcgggtccgggtcgggtctgggttttggaaaaaacccggcccgaacccggacccgacccgacccgtttaaacttaaaacaaaattactaaaatacctaCCTATATATATGTAACTTATAACAAACCCTAATCCTTTTTTCATTTGTCTGAGGTCTCTCCAAGCCGCCTTCCTCCCTGTGCTCTCACCTCACCCTCAATAACTGTCTCCGACTCATTTTCTCTCAAGCCACCCCACACGGCCTCACCCAGTCACCCTCACCGTCACTCTCAGTCACTCACCAACCCACACTTACCTTCACTCTCATCACTTGATGGTTGCTATTTCCACGGAGACGCATGGAGGTTAGATCGGAGAGAGATTTGCAAGGTTTAGGCCGTGAGCTTCGGCCTAGAGGTGGAATTGGTGGCTGAAACCACCGCCGATCATCAGAGATAGAGCATTGGTGGACCGAGttctccaatttttatttttgggttcatttttattttgggttcatgtcctctctcaattctcaaatctgtgagtttgtgtttgtgattttgtgaaTCTGAGTTTGTGATTCTGTGTTTGAAAggaaactctttttttctttttataagatTGTGTTTCGAATCTGTGActgtgagtttgtgtttgtgtgatTCTGTGTTTGAAAGggaaagtcttttttttttttttttttttttttgagattgcATGGCCATGGATTAAGGCCCTGAAGTGGCTGGCGGAGCCCGCGGGGCCCAACGGGGCgggtttggatttttaaaaaaaacccgtttattaaacggggcGGGTTCGGGTTTTAGGGTTGGACCCGCGGGTCGGATCCGGATATAAagaaacccggcccgaacccgacccgttgccatccCTATAAGCGAATCTCAAACGGACCCTAGGTGTGCGTTTGACatggattatttttgtcaacttattttactattcaacttatttttgctactattcatgggtcttactGCATTTTTTGGTACCATTTATGggttccactgtactatttcagctaacttttacctttatacagtactttcaataaaaagttttcaatttcagcaaaataagtggatctcAAACGAATACTAGATATGAGTAGAGCATTGCCGATATTTTTAAACTATTCTATTTAACAATctcaaaagttactttatctattataatgttaccataccattttataatttatcaaatattccaacttttattttactataCCACAGGAGAGTGAGTGGGACTGTGAAAGATAGAGGAGAGAGGGtgagtaataaaaaatatgaaatttaagtttagaattggTGAAtaataacttcttcttctttttttgagtaaagGTGAATAATAACCTGTATATGTAGAAGTctactgtagcagtattgtaaaAGTTTTAGCAAATATATATCTAGGTAATGCATATATTTTGTGTCACAATGCTAAAAAAATAGGATATCCTAAACCTCCTGATATTAATGCTCTAATTAATTAGCCTCAATATGTAGACTTTCTCGTGAAAAATCAATTTGGATTTTCTATTTTGTAAGGAATAGCTTGCTATTTTATGAGGACCAGCTGGTCTTAGATGTAGCTTGTCAAAAGTCATTCTGAAATTAAACAAGCCTCACCAACCACTTGTACACAACGGTCTAACGCATGGTTCATATTATTTCTGAACTCAACGAGGGAGGCTACGGTATACTGAGAAAAATATTTAGTCAAATCTATTTTGATTGTTTTCTTGATTGGGGCAGGTCGAATTCAAGCAACACTACTAAGCATCTCTAACATGAGAGTTAAACACAAAATGCTCTCTATTTTAGAGAGTAAACCCACAAAATAGAttactgttcattctccaatgGACTttctatattttgaatttttttttggctcatgaatagtagctcatcaagtctgatgggctactgtttattcttcaaatattttttttctattataataataaggtattgaataaaaaaatattggaagatGTGTTGTTGttaaaaaaggaataaataataaatgaaaaaataatatttaaatgagatagagaatctgttagaaagtgtatttgaaaaagtaagtagCTAAAAGGGAACagtcactgttcattcttcaaacaatacaaaaatttgcctATTCTACTAGAGATGCTTAAGTTTTAGAGAATTGTTTTTGTAGCTGTAGTTTCTGTTTGGTCAAGAGGAAATGTAACACAGCCGCTTATGCTGCAGCTAAATTCGCCATTTTGTCTGTTCAGtctttttatttcaatacttcaaaaaaaaaaaaagagagtttttctATTTCAATAAACTCAgtctttcaaatgttttaaagACCACTCGTGAGGTTGACTGTAGTTccctgttttaattttttatttcaataatattgaaatttataaataaataagtcaaATTGAAGTCCCCCATGTACTATTAagtaataacaacaataaacctaaaagaaaatgagaaaatctATTGATATAAGAAAAtgccataacattttcacaacattcttcttttttctttttttcttttctttttttatttattttataaaacaacattcttatttaagttttaatacatgttccaaaaaacaaattatataatatatattataatgctTATgtggaaaaattaaaactttctaAAGCTTTACATgctaataattatataaaaaaaaatgctaataatTAAGTTGCTATAAACAGTTGAACACTTTCATTTCACCATTATTATTAGTCATTAATTCATGTGAATGTGATACACTCACACAAAAAGAAGTGtgtatagattttttatttt is a genomic window of Quercus lobata isolate SW786 chromosome 2, ValleyOak3.0 Primary Assembly, whole genome shotgun sequence containing:
- the LOC115973209 gene encoding uncharacterized protein LOC115973209, with the protein product MNFIIWNSRGVLKPYFQDHIRNLVQEHNPAILVVMETKLGGDRAKAITDRLPFDGAIHTNTIGLSSGLWLLWNADLVEVELLAKTEQEIHVEVKVQASRLTWLFSAIYASPKSEERCILWENLSKVADLHKLPWVIVGDFNEPLIDEDKFGGRGVNINRSLAFKDCLDRCSMVDMRFSGPKYTWSNKRDISKLILERIDRFFMNFDWCVVYPNARVTHLPRCHSDHYPVLMEAAPASTFKLIRLFRFQEFWLSDTSFPNIVSKAWNGNRDLSESIDCFSKDASVWNKNHFGNIHLRKRRILARIYGTQKALSNNPSSSLICLEKQLLSELETILDQERDLWLLKSRLNWMI